A window of the Sphaerobacter thermophilus DSM 20745 genome harbors these coding sequences:
- the dnaB gene encoding replicative DNA helicase produces the protein MATQAVERLPPHNLEAEQSVLGSLLIDRDAVIRVASFLKPEDFFRSAHATIFQAIVDLYNRREPPDFVTVVDELERRERLEEVGGVAYITELMNAVPTAVHVEYYGRIVERTATLRRLIEAGSEIVRIGYDESLDIDEALERAEQAIFDVSQRRSTRDFTPIAEILEHYFDKLDAIQHQRGTVVGVPTGFADLDKLTGGLQRSDLIILAARPAVGKTSFQLGIAHNAAVQYGKTVAIFSLEMSAEQLVQRLLAMETGVDSHRLRLGLINDDEWDQISRAFGRLAEAKIFIDDTPSINIMELRSKARRLMAEHGVDLIIVDYLQLAQGRRAENRVQEISDISRSLKGLARELNVPVLALSQLSRAVEARTDHRPMLSDLRESGSIEQDADIVMFIYREDVYDPDTEKKGIAEIIVAKHRNGPTDTISLRFFDRTARFADLELYREPSS, from the coding sequence TGATCAGGGTCGCCTCGTTCCTCAAGCCTGAAGACTTCTTCCGAAGCGCCCACGCGACGATCTTCCAGGCGATCGTCGACCTCTACAACCGCCGCGAGCCGCCCGACTTCGTCACCGTCGTCGACGAGTTGGAGCGGCGCGAGCGGCTTGAAGAGGTCGGTGGTGTCGCCTACATCACCGAACTCATGAACGCGGTGCCGACGGCCGTGCACGTCGAGTACTACGGCCGCATCGTTGAGCGCACCGCGACCCTGCGCCGGTTGATCGAGGCCGGGAGTGAGATCGTCCGCATCGGCTACGACGAGTCGCTGGACATCGACGAGGCGCTGGAGCGGGCCGAGCAGGCCATTTTCGACGTCTCGCAGCGGCGCAGCACGCGCGACTTCACCCCGATCGCCGAGATCCTCGAGCACTACTTTGACAAGCTCGATGCCATCCAGCACCAGCGCGGCACCGTCGTCGGCGTGCCGACCGGCTTTGCCGATCTGGACAAGCTGACCGGCGGGCTGCAGCGCTCGGATCTCATCATCCTCGCCGCGCGTCCGGCCGTCGGGAAGACCTCGTTCCAGCTCGGCATCGCGCACAACGCGGCCGTGCAGTACGGCAAGACGGTCGCCATCTTCAGCCTCGAGATGTCGGCTGAGCAGCTCGTCCAGCGCCTCCTCGCGATGGAGACCGGCGTCGACTCTCACCGGCTGCGCCTGGGGCTGATCAACGACGACGAGTGGGACCAGATCTCCCGCGCGTTCGGCCGGCTGGCGGAGGCCAAGATTTTTATCGACGACACGCCGAGCATCAACATCATGGAGCTGCGCAGCAAGGCGCGCCGCCTCATGGCCGAGCACGGCGTCGACCTCATCATCGTCGACTACCTCCAGCTCGCCCAGGGCCGCCGGGCCGAGAACCGCGTCCAGGAGATCTCCGACATCTCTCGCAGCCTCAAGGGTCTGGCCCGCGAGCTGAACGTCCCGGTGCTGGCCCTCTCCCAGCTCTCGCGCGCCGTTGAGGCCCGCACCGACCACCGGCCGATGCTCTCGGACCTCCGCGAGAGTGGGTCGATCGAGCAGGATGCAGACATCGTCATGTTCATCTACCGCGAGGACGTGTACGACCCGGATACTGAGAAGAAGGGCATCGCGGAAATCATCGTCGCCAAGCACCGCAACGGGCCGACCGACACGATCTCGCTCCGCTTCTTCGATCGCACCGCGCGGTTCGCCGACCTCGAACTCTACCGTGAGCCGTCGTCGTAG
- a CDS encoding DnaD domain-containing protein: protein MHHDAGNDPDARIPVPRQFFEELLPAMRDIAEIKVMLTLYRLLASPDWRDGVVPESALYTDEHLLEGLRLTGAALLPLDDIRRGIELAVARGALLRFRVVGDDGGEAWLMPATPENRLRLGLFEQGLAPLPPAVGAREPSLRVERERPNVFRLYEQNVGLVTPIIADQLIEALELYPEQWIEDAIQEAVSYNRRQWRYIQRILERWATEGRGDEADRRSGRPATAFDPERHLRGKHAPIFRRRR, encoded by the coding sequence ATGCACCACGACGCCGGGAACGACCCGGACGCCAGGATACCCGTCCCTCGCCAGTTCTTTGAGGAGCTGCTCCCGGCGATGCGCGACATCGCCGAGATCAAGGTGATGCTGACCCTCTATCGGCTCCTCGCCTCGCCGGACTGGCGTGACGGTGTCGTGCCCGAGAGCGCGCTCTACACAGACGAGCACCTGCTGGAGGGGTTGCGCCTGACCGGGGCGGCGCTCCTGCCGCTCGACGACATCCGCCGCGGCATCGAGCTCGCGGTCGCACGCGGCGCGCTGCTGCGCTTCCGGGTCGTTGGAGACGACGGCGGGGAAGCCTGGCTGATGCCGGCAACGCCGGAGAACCGCCTGCGGCTGGGCCTGTTCGAGCAGGGACTCGCGCCGCTGCCCCCTGCCGTCGGCGCCCGCGAGCCGTCTCTGCGGGTGGAGCGGGAGCGGCCCAACGTGTTCCGGCTCTACGAGCAGAACGTCGGGCTCGTGACCCCCATCATCGCGGACCAGTTGATCGAGGCGCTGGAGCTCTACCCGGAGCAGTGGATTGAAGACGCCATCCAGGAAGCGGTAAGCTACAATCGGCGACAATGGCGATACATCCAGCGGATCCTGGAGCGCTGGGCCACCGAGGGGCGTGGCGATGAAGCGGATCGGCGATCTGGACGTCCTGCGACAGCTTTCGACCCGGAGAGGCACCTCCGCGGTAAACATGCCCCCATCTTCCGGCGACGACGATAG
- a CDS encoding ATP-binding protein yields MPPSSGDDDSCPICKGAGFLRVDAPVGSPNFGRLIPCECKIAEREERRHREIAEMSSLGAFEGQTFETFDPDVPGVREAYEAALAYAENPDGWLFLLGGYGCGKTHLAAAVAHYVIAHQRMRALFLVVPDLLDHLRATFAPDQGATYDARFNAIRTIDLLVLDDLGTEHTTPWAREKLFQIINFRYNERRPTIITSNRNFDELDPRVASRLSDPRICHAVLIPAGDYRVRRASALRRFPGR; encoded by the coding sequence ATGCCCCCATCTTCCGGCGACGACGATAGCTGCCCCATCTGCAAGGGGGCTGGCTTCCTGCGGGTCGACGCACCAGTGGGCAGTCCCAACTTCGGGCGGCTCATCCCCTGCGAGTGCAAGATCGCCGAACGTGAGGAGCGGCGGCATCGCGAGATCGCGGAGATGAGCAGCCTGGGCGCGTTCGAGGGGCAGACCTTCGAGACGTTCGATCCGGACGTGCCGGGCGTCCGTGAGGCCTACGAGGCGGCGCTCGCCTATGCCGAGAACCCGGATGGCTGGCTCTTCCTCCTCGGCGGCTACGGCTGCGGGAAGACCCACCTGGCGGCTGCGGTGGCGCACTACGTCATCGCCCACCAGCGCATGCGCGCCCTCTTCCTGGTCGTGCCGGACCTGCTCGACCACCTGCGCGCTACTTTCGCTCCGGACCAGGGCGCAACCTATGATGCGCGCTTCAACGCTATCCGCACCATCGACCTCCTGGTTCTCGACGACCTCGGAACCGAGCACACGACCCCGTGGGCCCGCGAGAAGCTGTTCCAGATCATCAACTTCCGCTACAACGAGCGGCGCCCGACCATCATCACCTCCAACCGCAACTTCGACGAGCTCGATCCACGCGTCGCCTCCCGCCTGAGCGACCCGCGCATCTGCCACGCCGTGCTGATCCCCGCGGGCGACTACCGCGTGCGCCGCGCGAGCGCTCTCCGGCGCTTCCCCGGCCGGTAA